In Leptospiraceae bacterium, one DNA window encodes the following:
- a CDS encoding 1-acyl-sn-glycerol-3-phosphate acyltransferase yields the protein MNDPVKTFNQLKSIVTPFFNMAVNTVVHGIHNVPPSGKLIIVGNHRSDMDPFVVSATFPRFISWVAADYTFRIPLFKDLISKAGCIPMAIDSKVSMSSIKMIQQVFKRGEVLGIFPEGHDYMVRNDFTKGMVDFHEGFSAFSIRNKVDITPFIITPIEETISDIPIAPILRAFMGLPEEVCSIKKRVTYKKVLVSYGKKIDHRDYLNYSLEEGMKKISNDTKEQMLELQAQAKLLAGA from the coding sequence ATGAACGATCCGGTCAAGACCTTCAATCAACTAAAAAGTATTGTAACCCCTTTTTTTAATATGGCTGTGAATACTGTGGTACACGGGATTCACAATGTCCCACCATCAGGAAAACTCATCATAGTAGGAAATCATAGAAGCGACATGGATCCTTTTGTAGTATCTGCAACTTTTCCTAGATTTATCTCTTGGGTAGCGGCAGATTATACTTTTAGAATTCCTCTTTTTAAGGATTTAATTTCTAAAGCAGGATGTATTCCAATGGCAATAGACAGTAAAGTTTCCATGTCGAGTATTAAAATGATCCAGCAAGTATTCAAAAGAGGAGAAGTACTTGGTATTTTTCCAGAGGGTCACGACTATATGGTTAGAAATGATTTTACTAAAGGAATGGTTGACTTCCACGAAGGATTCTCTGCGTTTTCTATCCGAAACAAGGTTGATATTACCCCATTTATCATCACCCCGATTGAAGAAACAATTTCAGATATTCCAATCGCGCCAATTCTAAGAGCATTCATGGGACTACCCGAAGAAGTTTGCTCTATTAAAAAAAGAGTGACCTATAAAAAAGTTTTAGTCTCTTACGGTAAAAAAATTGATCACAGAGATTATCTGAATTATTCTCTGGAAGAAGGAATGAAGAAAATTTCTAATGATACAAAAGAGCAGATGTTGGAACTTCAAGCACAAGCAAAACTTTTAGCCGGAGCATAA
- a CDS encoding 6-carboxytetrahydropterin synthase, whose translation MFLEEKGNFYIRIESFFESSHYLYNYFPEGKDEACHGHSWKVEIYLKSNDNISSDGISFDFLKIRKMLNKLIDSIDHITINDHPDFSKINPTSENIARWFYYHLKKEVHDSNGKIMRIVIHEGQSNLAYFEPIDSK comes from the coding sequence ATGTTTTTAGAAGAAAAAGGAAATTTTTATATTCGAATCGAATCTTTTTTTGAATCGTCCCATTACTTATACAATTATTTTCCAGAGGGGAAAGATGAAGCCTGCCATGGGCATTCTTGGAAAGTAGAAATTTATCTAAAAAGTAACGATAATATTTCGTCCGATGGAATCAGCTTTGACTTTTTAAAAATTAGAAAAATGCTAAATAAGCTTATAGACTCGATTGACCATATAACCATCAACGACCACCCTGACTTTTCGAAAATAAACCCAACCTCTGAAAATATAGCAAGATGGTTTTACTATCACTTAAAAAAAGAAGTGCATGACTCAAACGGAAAAATTATGAGAATTGTCATACACGAAGGTCAAAGCAATTTAGCCTATTTTGAGCCAATAGATAGCAAATGA
- a CDS encoding MBL fold metallo-hydrolase produces MKVTQRNIVPEIADIGNHIFKVVLPQPFYAPNNIYILPGKELTIIDSGYIESLPILQASLKKIGYSLKDIRKVIYTHNHIDHISASLVLKSYSPKAIFYGLKGMQEGIGNYIESVDLFRIASNDLFVRAFEKIEERNSIIESTEKYWNEFFSRFKETKKGNPILKIDVGLEQGDSVFVEEREIKILYTPGHNIYHITPYLRKEGIYFSGDLIISNLTAIYSEFDGDLRDYRITLDKLLEEPIVRMLPAHGDEIADPKRSIHLVKKTLDILERGILRRLTESSPSDLLNLMEAAIGKKVYSGGHLPTALALVYSLVKSLERKKKLTIEKREDGYEKFYIVN; encoded by the coding sequence TTGAAAGTTACACAAAGAAACATCGTTCCAGAAATTGCCGACATAGGCAATCACATCTTTAAGGTTGTACTTCCTCAACCTTTTTATGCACCTAATAATATTTATATTCTTCCGGGAAAAGAGCTTACGATAATTGATTCCGGCTACATAGAATCTTTACCAATACTTCAAGCCTCTTTAAAAAAAATTGGCTATTCCTTAAAGGATATAAGAAAAGTAATTTACACTCACAACCATATTGACCATATCTCTGCCTCTCTTGTCTTAAAATCGTATTCTCCTAAAGCTATTTTTTATGGATTGAAAGGGATGCAGGAAGGAATAGGAAATTATATAGAAAGTGTAGATTTGTTTAGAATTGCATCCAACGATTTATTTGTCAGAGCTTTTGAAAAAATAGAAGAAAGAAATTCTATAATTGAGTCCACTGAAAAATATTGGAATGAATTTTTTTCCAGATTCAAAGAGACTAAAAAAGGAAATCCGATTTTAAAAATTGATGTCGGATTGGAACAAGGAGATTCAGTATTTGTAGAAGAAAGGGAAATAAAAATTTTATATACTCCGGGGCACAATATCTACCATATAACTCCCTATTTAAGAAAAGAGGGTATTTATTTTTCGGGGGATCTTATTATTTCCAATCTAACTGCGATCTATTCTGAGTTTGATGGAGATTTAAGAGATTATAGAATCACATTGGATAAATTATTAGAAGAGCCTATTGTTAGAATGTTGCCGGCACATGGAGATGAAATCGCTGACCCGAAACGCTCTATTCACCTTGTAAAAAAAACCCTCGATATTTTAGAAAGAGGAATTTTGAGAAGGCTTACCGAATCCTCTCCTTCCGATTTATTAAATTTAATGGAAGCTGCAATCGGGAAAAAAGTGTATTCAGGCGGACATCTTCCAACTGCGCTTGCGTTGGTGTATTCTCTTGTAAAAAGTTTGGAAAGGAAAAAAAAACTTACAATTGAGAAGCGTGAAGACGGATACGAAAAATTTTACATAGTAAATTAG
- a CDS encoding DUF1858 domain-containing protein: MTSATAPKFHKNMTIGEAIALHPDTALVLSSYHLGGCSSCSISEFETIEQACIGYGVEINNLIDSLNNLLDAE; the protein is encoded by the coding sequence ATGACTAGTGCCACTGCACCAAAATTTCATAAAAATATGACCATTGGAGAAGCTATTGCACTTCACCCCGATACTGCCTTGGTTCTCTCCAGTTATCATCTTGGGGGTTGTTCCAGTTGTTCAATCAGTGAATTTGAAACTATTGAACAGGCCTGTATAGGGTATGGAGTTGAAATCAACAATTTAATTGATAGCTTGAACAATCTACTGGATGCCGAATAA
- a CDS encoding sigma 54-interacting transcriptional regulator: MNSTLDPDGLLELILDRCIQFCRVESGSLMLVNQKEGILDIVTSRGLNPEVKKEVRLKIGQGVTGIVASTGKGKLVNDVTKDPCYISIKKEIQSELAVPMIVEDVVIGVISLDSNRVGAFTQEHLTILSILANQAAQIFKNLQTFRSLEQKNKIQQVLIEISKVVTSSLDMEEIFHSILMVMEKSLKLEKGSLVLYNPTEENLKIVAAVGLSSDEMERGIYHTGEGVTGKVFESGEPIIIQSVARESLFLNRVGYLSHFDLNPENISFLAVPVKSDHAIIGVLSVFFAQSKNTDFPTLLDFLQVVASIIFQVIKIQHLVEEAKKEISRENILLKRELKKKYKFGSLIGKSKSMEKLFEKVQIVADSRASVLITGESGTGKEMLASAIHYNSNRADKPFVKINCAAIPENLLESELFGHKKGSFTGAVADKKGKFEMADGGTIFLDEIGELDLNLQSKLLRVLQEREIEAIGSIKPKQIDIRILAATNNDLERQVAEKKFRSDLFYRLNVINFQPPPLRERTEDIPLLISHFIEKYSKENSKGVKGISREANKILREYSWPGNVRELENIIERAIVLTQNEILDETDFYEVSEKLIKPPDFKKEISQGKLSETDESISLYSPVNLDAIDGRAMEVVVGEVESRLIQFALKKFKYTKTRVAKYLGINRNTLDKRIKELKIEY, encoded by the coding sequence ATGAATTCCACTTTGGATCCGGACGGACTTCTTGAACTGATTTTAGACAGGTGTATTCAATTTTGTAGAGTAGAATCCGGTTCTTTAATGCTTGTCAACCAAAAAGAAGGTATTTTAGACATAGTAACTTCCAGAGGGTTAAACCCTGAGGTAAAAAAAGAAGTAAGACTGAAAATCGGTCAAGGTGTTACGGGAATAGTTGCCTCAACAGGAAAAGGAAAATTGGTAAACGACGTAACCAAGGATCCGTGTTATATTTCCATTAAGAAGGAAATTCAATCCGAGTTAGCAGTCCCTATGATTGTAGAAGATGTTGTGATTGGGGTGATCTCACTGGATTCGAATAGGGTTGGGGCATTTACTCAAGAGCATCTGACAATACTTTCTATCCTTGCCAATCAAGCTGCACAGATTTTTAAAAATCTTCAGACCTTTCGTAGTTTGGAGCAAAAAAATAAAATCCAGCAAGTGTTAATCGAAATATCAAAAGTAGTTACATCTTCACTCGACATGGAAGAAATCTTTCATTCTATTTTGATGGTCATGGAAAAATCTTTGAAACTTGAAAAGGGAAGTCTTGTATTATACAATCCGACTGAAGAAAATTTAAAAATAGTTGCAGCCGTTGGATTAAGCTCTGACGAAATGGAAAGAGGAATTTACCACACGGGAGAAGGAGTTACCGGAAAAGTTTTTGAATCCGGTGAGCCGATAATTATCCAATCGGTAGCAAGAGAGTCGTTGTTTTTGAATAGAGTAGGTTATCTTTCTCATTTTGATTTGAATCCTGAAAATATTAGCTTTCTCGCTGTTCCTGTAAAAAGCGATCACGCCATTATCGGAGTGTTGAGTGTTTTTTTTGCTCAATCGAAAAATACAGATTTCCCTACGCTCTTGGATTTTTTGCAGGTGGTTGCATCAATTATTTTTCAAGTAATTAAAATTCAGCATTTGGTCGAAGAAGCAAAAAAAGAAATCTCCAGAGAAAATATTCTTTTAAAAAGAGAGCTAAAGAAAAAATATAAATTTGGTTCTTTAATCGGAAAATCAAAGTCTATGGAAAAATTATTTGAAAAAGTTCAGATTGTTGCAGATTCAAGGGCTTCTGTTTTGATTACTGGAGAGTCTGGAACTGGGAAGGAAATGCTTGCGTCTGCGATTCATTACAACAGCAATCGTGCAGACAAACCTTTTGTAAAAATTAATTGCGCAGCGATTCCTGAAAATCTTTTGGAAAGCGAGCTATTCGGTCACAAAAAAGGTTCGTTTACCGGAGCGGTTGCAGACAAAAAAGGAAAGTTTGAAATGGCAGACGGGGGGACGATTTTTTTGGACGAGATTGGAGAGTTGGATTTGAATCTTCAGTCCAAGCTGTTAAGAGTTTTACAAGAAAGAGAGATCGAAGCAATTGGATCTATAAAGCCGAAACAAATCGATATTCGAATTCTTGCTGCTACAAATAATGATTTAGAAAGACAAGTCGCAGAAAAAAAATTTAGGTCAGACTTGTTTTATAGATTGAACGTAATCAATTTTCAGCCTCCACCTTTGAGAGAAAGGACAGAGGATATACCACTTCTCATTTCTCATTTTATAGAGAAATATTCTAAAGAGAATAGTAAGGGTGTAAAAGGGATATCAAGAGAAGCCAATAAAATCTTAAGGGAGTATTCTTGGCCGGGAAATGTCAGGGAGCTGGAAAATATTATAGAGCGAGCAATCGTTCTTACTCAAAATGAAATTTTAGATGAGACTGATTTTTATGAAGTAAGTGAAAAGTTGATAAAGCCGCCAGATTTTAAAAAAGAAATAAGTCAAGGGAAGTTAAGTGAAACAGATGAATCTATTTCTTTATACTCACCTGTAAATTTAGATGCGATAGACGGAAGAGCTATGGAGGTTGTGGTGGGAGAGGTTGAGTCTAGGCTAATTCAATTTGCATTAAAAAAATTCAAATACACAAAAACTCGTGTAGCAAAATATTTAGGAATAAACAGAAATACCTTAGACAAAAGAATTAAAGAGTTAAAGATAGAATACTAA
- a CDS encoding DUF3365 domain-containing protein: MKKKILQTTIGILILLFGLCSCNQKKARLEMIQEKTNRYLAEFQKELLGTLQTSIQKSGTSGAIEVCKDASPKMEENFSKLDKAKFRRVSLKNRNPDHFPNDWEKKAIENWEKQISEKQTVNIFLEETDTEVRFLKPIFIINETCLKCHGDKEIDSQTKEKIAKLYPLDKATGYKMGDLRGAFSVIWKK; encoded by the coding sequence ATGAAAAAGAAAATACTTCAAACAACCATCGGTATTCTGATTTTGCTTTTTGGTTTATGTAGTTGTAACCAAAAAAAAGCAAGACTTGAAATGATTCAGGAGAAAACCAACCGGTATCTCGCTGAATTTCAAAAAGAATTGTTGGGCACACTACAGACTTCCATTCAAAAAAGTGGGACATCAGGTGCAATAGAAGTCTGTAAAGACGCATCACCTAAAATGGAAGAAAACTTTTCAAAACTCGATAAAGCTAAGTTCAGAAGAGTGTCCCTAAAAAATCGAAACCCAGATCACTTTCCAAATGATTGGGAAAAAAAGGCAATAGAAAACTGGGAAAAACAAATCTCTGAAAAACAAACAGTCAATATTTTCTTAGAAGAAACAGATACAGAAGTTCGATTTCTAAAACCGATTTTTATAATAAACGAAACTTGCTTGAAATGCCACGGTGACAAAGAAATTGATTCACAAACTAAGGAAAAAATTGCAAAGCTATATCCTTTGGACAAAGCGACAGGTTACAAGATGGGAGACTTGAGAGGTGCATTTTCAGTAATTTGGAAAAAATAA
- a CDS encoding alpha/beta hydrolase has product MAYNNTQDFFHSSIDGTKLFYQSWQKVKPGTGRVMVFQHGFGEHSDRYGNLLDKFQNSDMNFYALDSRGHGRSEGKRGHVDQFQLYIDDLSDLIKIVKEKEKVQKVFLLGHSLGGVIVLQYAIQGINQESLIALLVCSPAIKVKMNLDKQIKKKIAGFLANFFPAVTLDAGLDLKYLSNDPSTIDAYKADPLVHGKVSFQMATNLFNLSRSIREKAGIIKVPVYLIHGSEDGIVDIEGSKELYQHLIYKNKQFKIYQGLYHELMNETPEEREKVLSDLKNYVDSIMPEKLK; this is encoded by the coding sequence ATGGCATACAATAACACTCAAGACTTTTTTCATTCATCTATTGATGGAACTAAATTATTCTACCAATCTTGGCAGAAAGTAAAACCGGGCACTGGCAGGGTCATGGTATTTCAGCATGGTTTTGGGGAGCATAGCGACAGGTACGGTAACTTATTAGACAAATTCCAAAATAGCGATATGAATTTTTATGCCTTAGATTCAAGAGGTCATGGTCGCTCTGAAGGAAAAAGGGGACACGTCGATCAATTTCAACTATACATAGATGATTTAAGCGATCTTATCAAGATTGTAAAAGAAAAAGAAAAAGTGCAGAAAGTTTTCTTACTTGGTCATTCTCTTGGTGGAGTGATTGTTTTACAATATGCGATTCAGGGGATCAATCAGGAAAGTTTAATTGCCCTGTTAGTTTGTTCTCCCGCAATCAAAGTAAAAATGAATTTAGACAAGCAGATTAAGAAAAAAATAGCCGGGTTTTTAGCAAACTTTTTTCCTGCTGTTACATTGGATGCAGGATTGGATTTAAAATATCTTAGCAACGACCCATCTACTATTGATGCATACAAAGCAGACCCTTTAGTTCACGGTAAGGTATCTTTTCAGATGGCTACGAATCTTTTCAATCTCTCCAGATCCATTCGAGAAAAAGCGGGAATTATCAAGGTTCCGGTCTATTTAATTCATGGAAGTGAAGACGGTATCGTTGATATAGAAGGCTCAAAAGAATTGTACCAACACTTGATCTATAAAAATAAACAATTTAAGATTTATCAAGGGCTATACCATGAACTTATGAATGAAACACCTGAAGAAAGAGAGAAGGTTTTAAGTGATTTAAAAAACTATGTTGATTCTATCATGCCTGAAAAGTTGAAATAA
- a CDS encoding isochorismatase family protein, giving the protein MPKSILITQCLQNDFVELLQKYDPIPNLLHVGFEEAKRLLSEKAEEGPIDSVMEWAYLCSEEDLEIIHIRDWHDPKDQDQKQHLKYFGDHCLKNTKGAEFVFEKKILPSRKHSIVNASGLNDFLNTNLERILTPFKNEKIKVGIIGVWTEAKIFFLAYDLITRYPNFEVVTCSALTASSSRAMHFIALDQLHDILGVKIFSSIGAFTHHLTNSMPKLTGNIHGDKSLEKLLFEPGYEIKDTDKKILSYLFRDCKTVELECLDGGFSGNLVLKAKGHDVLGHIQVPTVVKVGERNSIARERNSFERIQEVLGNNAPNIVDFAELEDRGGIKYRYAAMLDGDVKTFQKLYAKSEDIEKIHKILEIVFLNQLGRLYEAARSEKLNLLHYYDFQNKYASSIRKNIESLIGKKANGEKIEILKGEFIPNICNFYERDLDSLREYNSVSHYMSYVHGDLNGANIIIDSQENVWIIDYFHTHRGHILKDLVKLENDILYIFTKIENEEDLKEGFRLTDILINCPDLGIPVTNERVSEFKNPFIIKALNTIVKLRQFYPSLIQSDRDPYQLYVPIVRYAMHTLSFDESSDLQKQWALYTGSLCSKKIQEYLKKSKELRVDFLNLSKLEPNKIGITILPGRKDRNRNLKDDIQTIRENNIQSVLCLMTMNEFTEYGVENLLSSYKDSGLISMHIPIKDQGIPSKEVMDQIIIWVNQELENRRNVLIHCVGGLGRSGTIAATFIKGKFNLSGDDAIAIVRESRSERAIETKEQEEFIQNYHTPEKTVRGLNQIATFL; this is encoded by the coding sequence ATGCCTAAGTCTATCCTTATCACGCAATGCTTACAAAATGATTTTGTAGAATTATTACAAAAATATGATCCAATCCCCAACCTTCTTCATGTCGGATTTGAAGAAGCAAAAAGACTGTTAAGTGAAAAAGCAGAGGAAGGCCCGATAGATTCTGTTATGGAGTGGGCCTACCTTTGTTCGGAAGAAGATTTAGAAATCATTCATATTCGAGATTGGCACGATCCTAAAGATCAAGATCAGAAACAACACTTGAAGTATTTTGGTGATCATTGTTTGAAAAACACAAAAGGTGCAGAATTTGTATTTGAAAAAAAAATTCTTCCAAGTAGAAAGCATAGCATTGTAAACGCAAGCGGGTTAAACGATTTTTTAAATACGAATCTTGAAAGAATTTTAACTCCATTCAAAAATGAAAAAATAAAAGTAGGAATCATCGGAGTATGGACTGAAGCAAAAATATTTTTCTTGGCATATGATTTAATTACACGCTATCCGAATTTTGAGGTTGTTACTTGTAGTGCACTGACAGCAAGTTCTTCAAGGGCAATGCACTTTATAGCTTTGGATCAACTTCATGATATACTCGGTGTAAAAATATTTTCATCTATTGGTGCTTTTACTCACCACCTGACAAATTCAATGCCAAAACTTACTGGGAATATTCATGGTGATAAAAGTTTAGAAAAACTATTGTTTGAGCCCGGGTATGAAATAAAAGACACTGATAAGAAAATACTATCCTATTTGTTTCGAGATTGCAAGACAGTAGAGTTAGAATGTTTAGATGGTGGGTTTTCCGGAAATCTTGTTTTGAAAGCGAAGGGACATGATGTACTTGGACATATTCAAGTTCCCACAGTAGTGAAAGTTGGGGAGAGAAATTCAATCGCAAGAGAAAGAAATTCATTTGAGAGAATCCAAGAAGTGCTGGGGAATAACGCCCCCAATATTGTAGATTTTGCTGAGCTTGAAGACAGGGGTGGGATTAAATATCGATACGCAGCTATGCTCGACGGAGATGTAAAAACTTTTCAAAAATTATACGCAAAATCTGAAGATATCGAGAAAATTCATAAAATTTTAGAAATAGTATTTTTAAATCAACTCGGAAGGCTTTATGAAGCTGCAAGATCAGAAAAATTAAATCTTCTGCATTACTATGATTTTCAAAATAAATATGCATCTTCTATCCGTAAAAATATCGAATCTTTGATAGGAAAAAAAGCTAATGGAGAAAAAATAGAAATATTAAAAGGAGAGTTTATTCCCAATATATGCAATTTTTATGAAAGAGATTTGGATTCTCTAAGGGAGTATAACTCTGTATCTCATTACATGTCCTACGTACACGGAGATTTAAATGGAGCGAACATTATAATTGATTCACAAGAGAATGTGTGGATCATTGATTATTTTCATACTCATAGAGGTCATATTTTAAAAGATTTAGTGAAGTTAGAAAATGATATTTTATATATATTTACTAAAATTGAAAATGAAGAAGATTTAAAAGAAGGGTTTCGCTTAACGGATATATTGATTAATTGTCCTGACTTAGGGATTCCTGTTACAAATGAAAGAGTGTCTGAATTTAAAAATCCTTTCATTATCAAAGCGCTAAACACTATCGTAAAGCTAAGGCAGTTCTATCCTTCGCTCATTCAATCCGATAGAGACCCTTATCAGCTATATGTTCCTATAGTGCGTTATGCGATGCACACCCTTTCATTTGATGAGTCGAGTGACTTGCAAAAGCAGTGGGCATTGTACACCGGCTCTTTGTGCTCTAAAAAAATTCAAGAATATTTAAAAAAATCTAAAGAGTTAAGAGTGGATTTTTTAAATTTGTCTAAATTAGAGCCGAACAAAATAGGGATTACAATTCTTCCCGGAAGAAAAGATCGCAATAGAAATTTAAAAGATGATATTCAAACAATACGCGAGAATAATATTCAAAGTGTTCTCTGTTTGATGACGATGAATGAGTTCACTGAATATGGCGTAGAAAATCTGCTATCGTCTTATAAAGATTCTGGACTCATCTCGATGCATATTCCCATAAAAGATCAAGGAATTCCTTCAAAAGAAGTAATGGATCAAATCATAATTTGGGTCAATCAAGAGTTAGAAAATCGTCGTAATGTATTAATCCATTGTGTAGGTGGGCTTGGCAGATCAGGTACGATCGCTGCGACTTTTATAAAAGGTAAATTTAATCTATCGGGAGATGATGCAATTGCAATCGTGAGAGAATCGAGAAGTGAGAGGGCAATTGAAACTAAGGAACAAGAAGAATTTATTCAAAATTACCACACCCCGGAAAAAACAGTGCGGGGTCTAAATCAAATAGCCACATTTCTGTAA
- a CDS encoding CoA-binding protein has product MENVVLEKLKKKDLKIFLIGATNDKTKYGNTIYRDLKSKNIEVYGINPKATTIENDKAYHTIHEPNVKPDILNFVVPPKIGIEIIRDAINSGFDNFWIQPGAESEEIISLLEANKKNYLAHSCVMVQTR; this is encoded by the coding sequence ATGGAAAATGTTGTTTTAGAAAAACTAAAAAAGAAAGACTTAAAAATTTTTTTAATCGGTGCCACAAACGATAAAACTAAGTATGGCAATACAATTTACCGGGATCTGAAATCAAAAAATATAGAAGTCTATGGAATCAACCCAAAAGCCACTACTATAGAAAATGACAAAGCCTACCATACGATCCATGAACCTAATGTAAAACCGGATATATTAAACTTTGTAGTTCCTCCAAAAATCGGAATAGAAATTATCCGAGACGCAATCAATTCTGGATTTGATAACTTTTGGATCCAACCCGGAGCAGAAAGTGAAGAAATTATTTCACTATTAGAAGCTAATAAAAAAAATTACCTCGCTCATAGCTGTGTAATGGTTCAAACTCGTTAA
- a CDS encoding acetoacetate--CoA ligase: protein MEDKKKPLWVPGHKELEESNMAMFTQFVNSNTNNQFQSYKDLYNFSINEMETFWDLVCKFTDVKFTKNYTKVIDDRKKMPNSNWFLDGRLNFAENLLKFNDEKIAILSKSEDKEIRRISFKELNESVGKLSFSLREIGVKSGDRVAAFLPNIPETVIAMLSTTSIGALWSSSSPDFGTSGVVDRFGQISPKVLFAANGYYFKGKKISCIEKISEINKQIPSIEKVVIIPFVEGLDDFSQIPNSVSYDDFLSKKNKEIQFEELTVNHPVYIMYSSGTTGLPKCMVQGAGVLINHLKELVLHTNLKRGDRIFYFTTCGWMMWNWLVSSLAVGATIVLFDGNPFYPGPEVLWEYADKENFQIFGTSARYLTSLESEKFHPKEKFSLHNLKSILSTGSVLSKENFEFVYKEIKQDLRLSSISGGTDLNGCFALGSPTLPVYKGELQCRGLGMDVDIFNLEGKSVRNEKGELVCKSPFPSMPIFFWNDPDGSKYHKAYFDVYPNIWRHGDFAEITDTEGVIIYGRSDATLNPGGVRIGTSDIYRQLEEFSEIDDSVVIGQNFQNDERILLFVKMKKDFYLDRELMKKIENKIKKEISPRHVPAKIIEVPDIPYTLNMKKVEISVKRAVAGEPITNLDALLNPECLEFYKNIPELQT from the coding sequence TTGGAAGATAAGAAAAAACCTCTTTGGGTACCAGGACACAAAGAATTAGAAGAATCGAATATGGCTATGTTTACCCAATTTGTAAACTCAAATACAAATAACCAATTTCAAAGCTATAAAGATCTCTATAACTTTTCTATTAACGAAATGGAAACTTTTTGGGATTTAGTTTGTAAATTCACAGATGTAAAATTCACCAAAAACTACACGAAAGTTATCGACGATAGAAAAAAAATGCCTAATTCAAATTGGTTTTTAGACGGAAGACTCAATTTTGCAGAAAACTTATTAAAATTTAATGATGAGAAAATCGCAATTCTATCTAAATCAGAAGATAAAGAAATTCGTAGAATCAGCTTCAAAGAATTAAACGAGTCTGTAGGAAAACTATCTTTTTCTTTAAGAGAAATAGGAGTAAAATCTGGAGACAGGGTTGCTGCATTTTTACCAAATATACCGGAAACCGTAATTGCCATGCTATCTACTACAAGTATTGGGGCGCTATGGTCAAGCTCTTCTCCTGACTTTGGAACAAGTGGAGTAGTCGATAGGTTTGGGCAAATTTCTCCTAAGGTTTTATTTGCCGCAAACGGATATTATTTCAAAGGAAAAAAAATCAGCTGCATTGAGAAGATTTCTGAAATCAATAAACAAATTCCTTCTATCGAAAAGGTAGTCATTATTCCTTTTGTAGAAGGGCTAGATGATTTTTCACAAATTCCAAACTCTGTTTCTTACGATGATTTTCTAAGTAAGAAAAATAAAGAAATTCAATTTGAAGAGCTCACCGTAAACCATCCAGTTTATATCATGTATTCTTCCGGGACTACAGGTCTTCCTAAGTGCATGGTTCAAGGTGCTGGAGTTTTAATCAACCATTTGAAAGAATTGGTACTTCACACAAATTTAAAAAGAGGGGATAGAATTTTTTACTTTACTACTTGTGGCTGGATGATGTGGAATTGGCTTGTTTCTTCTCTTGCAGTAGGTGCAACTATCGTACTTTTTGATGGAAACCCATTTTACCCGGGGCCGGAAGTGCTCTGGGAATACGCTGACAAAGAAAATTTTCAAATATTCGGAACAAGTGCAAGGTACCTAACTTCCCTCGAATCAGAAAAATTTCACCCTAAAGAAAAATTTTCATTGCATAACCTTAAATCCATTCTTTCCACAGGCTCGGTTCTATCAAAAGAAAATTTTGAATTTGTTTATAAAGAAATCAAACAAGACCTTAGGCTATCTTCAATTTCAGGTGGGACTGATCTTAACGGATGCTTTGCACTTGGCTCCCCTACTCTTCCGGTTTACAAAGGTGAATTGCAGTGTAGAGGGCTTGGAATGGACGTAGATATTTTTAACTTGGAAGGAAAGAGTGTAAGAAATGAAAAAGGCGAGTTAGTCTGCAAGTCTCCATTCCCTTCTATGCCTATTTTCTTTTGGAATGATCCAGATGGCTCTAAGTACCATAAGGCTTACTTTGACGTTTACCCTAATATTTGGAGACACGGCGATTTTGCAGAAATTACGGATACTGAGGGAGTCATTATTTATGGTAGGTCTGATGCGACCTTAAATCCCGGTGGAGTAAGAATCGGTACCTCAGATATTTACAGACAACTAGAAGAATTTTCTGAAATTGACGATAGTGTAGTGATTGGACAAAATTTTCAAAACGATGAAAGAATTTTACTTTTTGTAAAAATGAAAAAAGATTTTTATTTGGACAGAGAACTCATGAAAAAAATCGAAAACAAAATTAAAAAAGAAATTTCTCCAAGGCACGTCCCTGCAAAAATCATCGAAGTCCCGGACATACCTTATACTCTAAATATGAAAAAAGTTGAGATTAGCGTAAAAAGAGCTGTTGCAGGTGAGCCTATTACAAATTTAGATGCACTCCTTAATCCCGAGTGCTTAGAGTTTTACAAAAATATTCCCGAGTTACAAACCTGA